One region of Tamandua tetradactyla isolate mTamTet1 chromosome 6, mTamTet1.pri, whole genome shotgun sequence genomic DNA includes:
- the CTC1 gene encoding CST complex subunit CTC1 isoform X1 produces MAVCGVQAAGSEQAWLEAAQAFIQETLGPAGQETNIQLTQLVIDAVKNVWLSQGRNRGFALPLSYSFVSVQDLRTHQHLPCCSHLSWSSSEYQAWAQEAGPDGDPLPRERLLLLGTLTDVPADLEQDCRNGSLYVKDNSGVLGCKLIDLDLSWLDHLFLFPSWSYIPPARWNSPREGHLELWGAPVPVFPLTVSPGPVTPIPVLYPENASRLLRCRSKLRIVKPNLAGKLVQLSALVNSQKKSYFILSLGGSSPAYISVPVIVQVPAQLVWHQALWPRRSYVLTELRVSKIRDHPYCIWTTSPSSRLLPLEPECVQELELEGSLVEADPRPLPRPSNSQDGKGQKGLVRDSRLLSYMGTVTRVLNEPAGLYELDGQLELCLAYQQYCGLRRVVRPGVSLELQDVHLLQSVGGGARRPVLASCLRGAVLLRGFSRQKPKTQSSHQAHGASLYEQLVWERHLGLPLYLWTAKALEELACKLCPHVLRHHQFLQHSSPGRPSLGLQLLAPTLDALVPPGSPVRDAHKEILEEPHFCPLQKYTRLQTPCTFPSLSTVKEEAQCRAWASFDPKSLVPILEAFHLTSCQLNCRLAWSWLCLLPSAFQPTQVLLGVLVASSHKGCLQLRDRSGSLPCLLLAKHSQPLTDPRLIGHLVWAEKYQLVVERDVRSNFPSWKELSMAGFIQKQQARVYIQFFLDDALLIPLPRPFLHSTTSSGPPQTEPTHPEEPHMGQSRLFLVSHKEALMKRNFCTLPGANPKVPQATLSFHISGSWLGGTQRKERTGWGPPEPQIDENKDQKVLLIFMGSSIRWFEFLHPGQVYRLVAPGPPEPALFEDGRLSCKSQRPLELAGCVSCLTVQNEWTLELESSQDIPDVLGVHKALPESSLTDLLSGNFSDSLVSFSAEILSRTLCPARHWMKPGALRECVKLTVALETADCEFPPHLDIYIEDPHLPPPLGLLPGARVYFKQLEKKVSRSHNIYCCFRSSTYVQVLSFPLEITASTPLPHIYLAELLQGSQAPFQATVSCHIVSVFSLQLLWVCAYCTSVCLQGRCTRQGPSCPAQTSVSQAIIRILVEDGTAEAVVTCKNHHVAAALGLCHSEWTSLLEFVRVPGRVALQFTGPGAQRESSAEIEEPLTLFLRTLCNSLRVLRPIVLSFELERKPSIIFPLEPPRLQRFQCGEFPFLTRVNSKLKLSCLSIQEPEHPNFVGAFVSSC; encoded by the exons ATGGCGGTGTGTGGTGTCCAGGCTGCTGGCTCC GAGCAAGCCTGGCTTGAGGCTGCCCAGGCCTTCATCCAAGAGACTCTGGGTCCAGCTGGCCAGGAGACCAATATCCAGTTGACTCAATTGGTAATTGATGCTGTGAAGAACGTCTGGTTGTCCCAGGGAAGAAACCGGGGTTTTGCACTGCCCCTCAGCTACAG CTTTGTCTCAGTCCAGGACCTCAGGACCCACCAGCACCTCCCATGCTGCAGCCACCTGTCCTGGAGCAGTAGTGAATACCAGGCTTGGGCCCAAGAGGCTGGACCAGATGGGGACCCTCTGCCCCGGGAGCGGCTGTTACTTTTAGGGACACTAACAGACGTGCCAGCTGATTTGGAGCAAGACTGCAGGAATGGAAGCCTCTATGTGAAAGATAACTCTGGTGTCCTAGGCTGCAAG CTCATAGATCTGGACCTTTCTTGGCTGGAccatctcttcctctttcccagtTGGAGTTACATCCCTCCTGCCAGGTGGAATTCACCAAGGGAAGGGCACTTGGAACTCTGGGGTGCTCCTGTTCCAGTGTTCCCCTTGACCGTCAGTCCTGGTCCTGTCACACCTATCCCTGTCCTCTACCCTGAGAATGCATCCCGACTGCTCAGGTGCAG aAGCAAGCTCAGAATTGTGAAGCCAAACTTGGCTGGGAAGCTGGTTCAGTTGAGTGCCCTGGTGAACAGTCAAAAGAAGTCTTACTTCATCCTGTCTCTTGGTGGCTCATCCCCAGCTTACATCTCTGTCCCTGTTATCGTACAG GTCCCTGCCCAGCTGGTGTGGCACCAAGCCCTTTGGCCTCGTAGATCCTACGTGCTGACAGAACTGCGAGTATCCAAGATCCGTGATCACCCTTACTGTATTTGGACAACCAGTCCCTCTTCCCGTCTGTTGCCTTTGGAACCAGAGTGTGTGCAGGAGTTGGAGCTGGAAGGATCCCTTGTGGAAGCTGACCCTAGGCCACTCCCCAGGCCCAGCAACTCCCAGGACGGGAAGGGACAAAAAGGTCTTGTCCGGGACTCCAGACTTTTGTCGTATATG GGAACAGTCACCCGTGTGCTGAATGAGCCTGCTGGCCTCTATGAGCTGGATGGACAGCTGGAACTCTGTCTTGCCTACCAGCAATACTGTGGCCTCAGGCGGGTGGTGCGACCAGGTGTCTCTCTGGAG CTCCAGGATGTTCACCTCCTCCAATCAGTGGGCGGAGGGGCAAGAAGGCCGGTGCTAGCATCCTGCCTCCGTGGCGCTGTCCTTCTTCGGGGCTTCTCTCGCCAGAAGCCTAAGACTCAGTCATCCCATCAAGCCCATGGGGCCTCCCTGTATGAGCAGCTGGTATGGGAACGTCATTTAGGATTGCCCCTCTACCTGTGGACTGCCAAGGCCCTGGAGGAGCTGGCCTGCAA GCTGTGTCCCCATGTGCTCAGGCACCACCAGTTCCTACAGCATTCCTCACCTGGGAGACCCAGCCTGGGACTGCAGCTCTTGGCTCCTACCCTTGATGCTCTGGTTCCTCCAGGCAGCCCTGTTCGGGATGCACACAAAGAGATCCTTGAAGAGCCACATTTTTGTCCCCTCCAGAAA TACACTCGGCTGCAGACTCCCTGCACCTTCCCCTCTCTGTCCACTGTGAAAGAGGAGGCACAGTGTAGAGCTTGGGCCTCCTTTGACCCCAAGTCCCTTGTGCCCATCCTAGAGGCTTTCCACCTAACCAGTTGTCAACTCAATTGCCGCCTGGCCTGGTCCTGGCTATgcctcctgccctctgccttccaACCAACCCAG GTTTTACTTGGGGTACTGGTGGCTTCATCTCATAAAGGTTGTCTGCAACTTCGGGACCGAAGTGGTTCCCTGCCCTGCCTCCTCCTGGCCAAGCATTCCCAACCCCTCACTGATCCTCGGCTTATAG GCCACCTGGTGTGGGCAGAAAAGTACCAGTTGGTTGTAGAAAGGGACGTCAGGAGCAACTTCCCTTCCTGGAAGGAGCTGAGCATGGCAGGGTTCATCCAGAAACAGCAGGCCAG AGTCTATATCCAGTTCTTTCTGGACGATGCCCTGCTTATTCCTTTACCCAGACCCTTCCTTCACTCAACCACCTCCTCAGGACCCCCTCAAACAGAGCCCACCCACCCAGAGGAACCCCACATGGGACAGAGCAGGCTATTCTTGGTGTCCCACAAGGAGGCCTTGATGAAGCGGAACTTTTGCACCTTGCCAGGAGCCAATCCGAAGGTGCCCCAGGCCaccctcagtttccacatttcaGGGAGCTGGCTTGGGGGCACTCAGAGGAAGGAGAGGACTGGATGGGGTCCCCCTGAACCTCAGATTGATGAGAACAAAGACCAGAAG GTTCTTCTCATCTTCATGGGCTCTTCAATCCGCTGGTTTGAGTTCCTGCACCCAGGGCAAGTGTACCGACTCGTGGCTCCGGGCCCTCCT GAACCAGCATTGTTTGAGGACGGTCGTTTGTCCTGCAAGTCTCAGCGGCCCCTGGAATTGGCTGGCTGTGTATCCTGCCTCACTGTCCAGAATGAGTGGACCCTGGAGCTCGAGAGCTCCCAGGATATCCCAGATGTGTTGGGTGTACACAAGGCACTTCCTGAATCCTCGCTGACTGACCTGCTCAGTGGCAA CTTCAGTGACTCCTTGGTGTCCTTCTCAGCTGAAATTTTGTCACGGACACTCTGTCCGGCCCGTCACTGGATGAAGCCTG gGGCCTTGAGAGAGTGTGTGAAGTTAACCGTAGCTCTTGAGACTGCTGATTGTGAATTCCCCCCTCACTTGGACATTTATATTGAGGACCCACACTTGCCTCCCCCGCTGGGACTCCTTCCAGGAGCTCGAGTCTACTTTAAACAGCTAGAGAAAAAGGTGTCCAG ATCCCACAACATTTACTGTTGTTTTCGGTCGTCCACTTATGTGCAGGTCCTGAGTTTCCCCCTGGAGATAACAGCCAG TACTCCCCTACCCCATATATACTTGGCGGAACTGCTGCAGGGTAGCCAGGCACCGTTCCAGGCCACTGTCTCCTGCCATATCGTTTCTGTCTTCAGCCTTCAGCTCCTCTGGGTGTGTGCTTATTGTACCAGCGTCTGCCTCCAG GGGAGATGTACTCGCCAGGGCCCAAGTTGTCCTGCTCAGACCTCTGTAAGCCAGGCCATCATCAG GATACTGGTGGAAGATGGGACTGCAGAAGCAGTGGTGACCTGTAAGAATCATCACGTGGCAGCAGCACTTGGGCTGTGTCACAGTGAGTGGACCTCCCTCCTAGAGTTTGTCCGAGTGCCAGGGAGAGTGGCCTTGCAATTTACAGGGCCTGGAGCCCAGCGTGAG TCCTCAGCTGAGATCGAGGAGCCCTTGACCCTCTTCCTCCGGACGCTTTGTAACAGCCTCCGTGTCCTCCGCCCTATTGTGCTTTCTTTTGAGCTTGAACGAAAACCCTCCATCATCTTCCCATTAG AACCTCCCCGGCTCCAGCGTTTCCAGTGTGGGGAGTTCCCTTTCCTGACTCGTGTGAATTCCAAGCTCAAACTGTCTTGCCTCTCTATTCAGGAACCAGAGCACCCCAACTTTGTGGGGGCCTTTGTTTCCTCCTGTTAG
- the CTC1 gene encoding CST complex subunit CTC1 isoform X2 — protein MAVCGVQAAGSEQAWLEAAQAFIQETLGPAGQETNIQLTQLVIDAVKNVWLSQGRNRGFALPLSYSFVSVQDLRTHQHLPCCSHLSWSSSEYQAWAQEAGPDGDPLPRERLLLLGTLTDVPADLEQDCRNGSLYVKDNSGVLGCKLIDLDLSWLDHLFLFPSWSYIPPARWNSPREGHLELWGAPVPVFPLTVSPGPVTPIPVLYPENASRLLRCRSKLRIVKPNLAGKLVQLSALVNSQKKSYFILSLGGSSPAYISVPVIVQVPAQLVWHQALWPRRSYVLTELRVSKIRDHPYCIWTTSPSSRLLPLEPECVQELELEGSLVEADPRPLPRPSNSQDGKGQKGLVRDSRLLSYMGTVTRVLNEPAGLYELDGQLELCLAYQQYCGLRRVVRPGVSLELQDVHLLQSVGGGARRPVLASCLRGAVLLRGFSRQKPKTQSSHQAHGASLYEQLVWERHLGLPLYLWTAKALEELACKLCPHVLRHHQFLQHSSPGRPSLGLQLLAPTLDALVPPGSPVRDAHKEILEEPHFCPLQKYTRLQTPCTFPSLSTVKEEAQCRAWASFDPKSLVPILEAFHLTSCQLNCRLAWSWLCLLPSAFQPTQVLLGVLVASSHKGCLQLRDRSGSLPCLLLAKHSQPLTDPRLIGHLVWAEKYQLVVERDVRSNFPSWKELSMAGFIQKQQARVYIQFFLDDALLIPLPRPFLHSTTSSGPPQTEPTHPEEPHMGQSRLFLVSHKEALMKRNFCTLPGANPKVPQATLSFHISGSWLGGTQRKERTGWGPPEPQIDENKDQKVLLIFMGSSIRWFEFLHPGQVYRLVAPGPPEPALFEDGRLSCKSQRPLELAGCVSCLTVQNEWTLELESSQDIPDVLGVHKALPESSLTDLLSGNFSDSLVSFSAEILSRTLCPARHWMKPGALRECVKLTVALETADCEFPPHLDIYIEDPHLPPPLGLLPGARVYFKQLEKKVSRSHNIYCCFRSSTYVQVLSFPLEITASTPLPHIYLAELLQGSQAPFQATVSCHIVSVFSLQLLWVCAYCTSVCLQGRCTRQGPSCPAQTSVSQAIIRILVEDGTAEAVVTCKNHHVAAALGLCHSEWTSLLEFVRVPGRVALQFTGPGAQRESSAEIEEPLTLFLRTLCNSLRVLRPIVLSFELERKPSIIFPLAECGKC, from the exons ATGGCGGTGTGTGGTGTCCAGGCTGCTGGCTCC GAGCAAGCCTGGCTTGAGGCTGCCCAGGCCTTCATCCAAGAGACTCTGGGTCCAGCTGGCCAGGAGACCAATATCCAGTTGACTCAATTGGTAATTGATGCTGTGAAGAACGTCTGGTTGTCCCAGGGAAGAAACCGGGGTTTTGCACTGCCCCTCAGCTACAG CTTTGTCTCAGTCCAGGACCTCAGGACCCACCAGCACCTCCCATGCTGCAGCCACCTGTCCTGGAGCAGTAGTGAATACCAGGCTTGGGCCCAAGAGGCTGGACCAGATGGGGACCCTCTGCCCCGGGAGCGGCTGTTACTTTTAGGGACACTAACAGACGTGCCAGCTGATTTGGAGCAAGACTGCAGGAATGGAAGCCTCTATGTGAAAGATAACTCTGGTGTCCTAGGCTGCAAG CTCATAGATCTGGACCTTTCTTGGCTGGAccatctcttcctctttcccagtTGGAGTTACATCCCTCCTGCCAGGTGGAATTCACCAAGGGAAGGGCACTTGGAACTCTGGGGTGCTCCTGTTCCAGTGTTCCCCTTGACCGTCAGTCCTGGTCCTGTCACACCTATCCCTGTCCTCTACCCTGAGAATGCATCCCGACTGCTCAGGTGCAG aAGCAAGCTCAGAATTGTGAAGCCAAACTTGGCTGGGAAGCTGGTTCAGTTGAGTGCCCTGGTGAACAGTCAAAAGAAGTCTTACTTCATCCTGTCTCTTGGTGGCTCATCCCCAGCTTACATCTCTGTCCCTGTTATCGTACAG GTCCCTGCCCAGCTGGTGTGGCACCAAGCCCTTTGGCCTCGTAGATCCTACGTGCTGACAGAACTGCGAGTATCCAAGATCCGTGATCACCCTTACTGTATTTGGACAACCAGTCCCTCTTCCCGTCTGTTGCCTTTGGAACCAGAGTGTGTGCAGGAGTTGGAGCTGGAAGGATCCCTTGTGGAAGCTGACCCTAGGCCACTCCCCAGGCCCAGCAACTCCCAGGACGGGAAGGGACAAAAAGGTCTTGTCCGGGACTCCAGACTTTTGTCGTATATG GGAACAGTCACCCGTGTGCTGAATGAGCCTGCTGGCCTCTATGAGCTGGATGGACAGCTGGAACTCTGTCTTGCCTACCAGCAATACTGTGGCCTCAGGCGGGTGGTGCGACCAGGTGTCTCTCTGGAG CTCCAGGATGTTCACCTCCTCCAATCAGTGGGCGGAGGGGCAAGAAGGCCGGTGCTAGCATCCTGCCTCCGTGGCGCTGTCCTTCTTCGGGGCTTCTCTCGCCAGAAGCCTAAGACTCAGTCATCCCATCAAGCCCATGGGGCCTCCCTGTATGAGCAGCTGGTATGGGAACGTCATTTAGGATTGCCCCTCTACCTGTGGACTGCCAAGGCCCTGGAGGAGCTGGCCTGCAA GCTGTGTCCCCATGTGCTCAGGCACCACCAGTTCCTACAGCATTCCTCACCTGGGAGACCCAGCCTGGGACTGCAGCTCTTGGCTCCTACCCTTGATGCTCTGGTTCCTCCAGGCAGCCCTGTTCGGGATGCACACAAAGAGATCCTTGAAGAGCCACATTTTTGTCCCCTCCAGAAA TACACTCGGCTGCAGACTCCCTGCACCTTCCCCTCTCTGTCCACTGTGAAAGAGGAGGCACAGTGTAGAGCTTGGGCCTCCTTTGACCCCAAGTCCCTTGTGCCCATCCTAGAGGCTTTCCACCTAACCAGTTGTCAACTCAATTGCCGCCTGGCCTGGTCCTGGCTATgcctcctgccctctgccttccaACCAACCCAG GTTTTACTTGGGGTACTGGTGGCTTCATCTCATAAAGGTTGTCTGCAACTTCGGGACCGAAGTGGTTCCCTGCCCTGCCTCCTCCTGGCCAAGCATTCCCAACCCCTCACTGATCCTCGGCTTATAG GCCACCTGGTGTGGGCAGAAAAGTACCAGTTGGTTGTAGAAAGGGACGTCAGGAGCAACTTCCCTTCCTGGAAGGAGCTGAGCATGGCAGGGTTCATCCAGAAACAGCAGGCCAG AGTCTATATCCAGTTCTTTCTGGACGATGCCCTGCTTATTCCTTTACCCAGACCCTTCCTTCACTCAACCACCTCCTCAGGACCCCCTCAAACAGAGCCCACCCACCCAGAGGAACCCCACATGGGACAGAGCAGGCTATTCTTGGTGTCCCACAAGGAGGCCTTGATGAAGCGGAACTTTTGCACCTTGCCAGGAGCCAATCCGAAGGTGCCCCAGGCCaccctcagtttccacatttcaGGGAGCTGGCTTGGGGGCACTCAGAGGAAGGAGAGGACTGGATGGGGTCCCCCTGAACCTCAGATTGATGAGAACAAAGACCAGAAG GTTCTTCTCATCTTCATGGGCTCTTCAATCCGCTGGTTTGAGTTCCTGCACCCAGGGCAAGTGTACCGACTCGTGGCTCCGGGCCCTCCT GAACCAGCATTGTTTGAGGACGGTCGTTTGTCCTGCAAGTCTCAGCGGCCCCTGGAATTGGCTGGCTGTGTATCCTGCCTCACTGTCCAGAATGAGTGGACCCTGGAGCTCGAGAGCTCCCAGGATATCCCAGATGTGTTGGGTGTACACAAGGCACTTCCTGAATCCTCGCTGACTGACCTGCTCAGTGGCAA CTTCAGTGACTCCTTGGTGTCCTTCTCAGCTGAAATTTTGTCACGGACACTCTGTCCGGCCCGTCACTGGATGAAGCCTG gGGCCTTGAGAGAGTGTGTGAAGTTAACCGTAGCTCTTGAGACTGCTGATTGTGAATTCCCCCCTCACTTGGACATTTATATTGAGGACCCACACTTGCCTCCCCCGCTGGGACTCCTTCCAGGAGCTCGAGTCTACTTTAAACAGCTAGAGAAAAAGGTGTCCAG ATCCCACAACATTTACTGTTGTTTTCGGTCGTCCACTTATGTGCAGGTCCTGAGTTTCCCCCTGGAGATAACAGCCAG TACTCCCCTACCCCATATATACTTGGCGGAACTGCTGCAGGGTAGCCAGGCACCGTTCCAGGCCACTGTCTCCTGCCATATCGTTTCTGTCTTCAGCCTTCAGCTCCTCTGGGTGTGTGCTTATTGTACCAGCGTCTGCCTCCAG GGGAGATGTACTCGCCAGGGCCCAAGTTGTCCTGCTCAGACCTCTGTAAGCCAGGCCATCATCAG GATACTGGTGGAAGATGGGACTGCAGAAGCAGTGGTGACCTGTAAGAATCATCACGTGGCAGCAGCACTTGGGCTGTGTCACAGTGAGTGGACCTCCCTCCTAGAGTTTGTCCGAGTGCCAGGGAGAGTGGCCTTGCAATTTACAGGGCCTGGAGCCCAGCGTGAG TCCTCAGCTGAGATCGAGGAGCCCTTGACCCTCTTCCTCCGGACGCTTTGTAACAGCCTCCGTGTCCTCCGCCCTATTGTGCTTTCTTTTGAGCTTGAACGAAAACCCTCCATCATCTTCCCATTAG